One window from the genome of Mycolicibacterium gadium encodes:
- a CDS encoding AbrB family transcriptional regulator — MVIRRVLRWSLLVAVTVAVTYPLTLVGVPSAALFAALVVGIALALSALAPTRVPRPAGVAAQGVLGVYIGTMVDQNAVHALGPHWPIVVAVAVATLLLSVVCGALLSLHRDVTPLTGSLALVAGGASGLVAIARELGGDDRVVSVVQYLRVALVTASMPVVVTLIYHADKSHPGAAMTQSDSAPWYLSIGMLIALVLVGATVGKLIRLPGAGLLGPLALTVLLEVTGLDFGLAVPTVLVQLAYALIGWQAGLAFTRDSMRAVGRLLPTAIGLIVVLSVATAGLGVVLAHFTGLTLLEGYLATSPGGVYAVLATAVETGSNVTFIIAAQVVRILLMLFAAPLLARSMVWLNSRLSRQSRAMTPASREPISVAD; from the coding sequence ATGGTGATAAGACGGGTGCTGAGATGGTCGTTGCTGGTAGCGGTGACCGTCGCCGTCACCTACCCGCTGACCCTGGTCGGGGTGCCTTCGGCAGCGCTGTTCGCCGCGCTTGTCGTCGGCATCGCCTTGGCGCTATCGGCCCTGGCCCCCACCCGGGTGCCGCGTCCGGCCGGCGTCGCTGCGCAGGGCGTGCTCGGCGTCTACATCGGCACGATGGTCGACCAGAACGCCGTCCATGCGCTCGGTCCGCACTGGCCGATCGTCGTCGCCGTCGCGGTCGCCACTCTGTTGCTCAGTGTCGTCTGTGGTGCGCTGCTGTCGTTGCACCGCGACGTCACTCCACTGACGGGGTCACTGGCGCTCGTCGCAGGCGGCGCGTCCGGACTGGTCGCGATCGCCCGTGAGCTCGGCGGTGACGACCGCGTCGTGTCGGTGGTGCAATACCTGCGGGTGGCATTGGTGACGGCGTCGATGCCCGTGGTGGTGACGCTGATCTATCACGCCGACAAGTCGCATCCCGGCGCGGCAATGACCCAATCCGACTCCGCTCCTTGGTATTTGAGCATTGGCATGCTCATCGCACTCGTCCTGGTCGGCGCCACCGTCGGCAAGCTGATCCGGCTGCCCGGCGCGGGTCTGCTGGGGCCGCTGGCGCTGACGGTGCTCCTCGAGGTGACCGGCCTGGACTTCGGCTTGGCGGTGCCGACGGTGCTGGTGCAGCTGGCCTATGCGTTGATCGGGTGGCAGGCCGGGCTGGCGTTCACCCGCGATTCAATGCGCGCGGTCGGACGTCTCCTGCCGACGGCGATCGGCCTCATCGTCGTGCTCAGCGTCGCAACGGCCGGGCTGGGCGTCGTGTTGGCGCACTTCACCGGACTCACCCTCCTCGAGGGCTACCTGGCCACCAGTCCCGGCGGCGTCTACGCCGTATTGGCCACCGCCGTCGAGACGGGATCCAACGTCACGTTCATCATCGCCGCGCAGGTGGTGCGGATCCTGCTGATGCTGTTCGCCGCGCCGCTGCTGGCCCGCAGCATGGTGTGGCTGAACTCCCGACTCAGCCGTCAGAGCCGGGCGATGACCCCGGCGAGCAGGGAACCCATCAGCGTCGCGGACTGA
- a CDS encoding MarR family winged helix-turn-helix transcriptional regulator: MDEAEPARRSAATELRESIVAVNQQMRRHRSDHGLTLSQMQLLAEVSRAGVTTPAELGVRLGVRVQSLTDSINALEGRELIGRRPDEVDRRRQLIEITAAGAELLEADRAERDAWLHATMRDNLSELEFDLVMLVAPVLRKLAYADSKVGTLNE; the protein is encoded by the coding sequence ATGGACGAGGCTGAACCCGCGCGCAGATCGGCCGCCACCGAGCTGCGGGAATCGATCGTCGCCGTCAATCAGCAGATGCGCCGACACCGCTCGGATCACGGCCTGACGCTCAGCCAGATGCAACTGCTCGCAGAGGTCAGCCGTGCCGGCGTGACCACCCCGGCCGAGCTCGGCGTCCGGTTGGGCGTCCGGGTGCAATCGCTGACGGACAGCATCAACGCGCTGGAGGGCCGTGAGCTGATCGGGCGCAGACCCGACGAGGTCGATCGGCGGCGCCAGCTCATCGAGATCACCGCCGCAGGCGCCGAACTGCTCGAGGCCGATCGCGCCGAGCGCGACGCGTGGCTCCACGCGACCATGCGCGACAATCTCTCGGAGCTCGAGTTCGACCTGGTGATGCTCGTGGCGCCGGTGCTGCGCAAGCTCGCATATGCCGACTCCAAAGTGGGCACACTGAACGAATGA
- a CDS encoding phospho-sugar mutase produces the protein MTAREWTSTAAQEWIAHDPDPRTAAELRECTDADLDERFAHPLTFGTAGLRGPLRGGPNGMNLAVVLRATWALAKVLTDRGLRGHEVVVGRDARHGSDDFALAAAEVLAAHGFSPQLMFTAVPTPIVAFAVRHGGAVAGIQITASHNPPTDNGYKVYFDDGFPIVPPVDREIEQAMADAPHADQIRRQAVTPSGVDVVQRYVERAAQVRHTHGSVRVALTPLHGVGGEFVLDAMVRAGFDDVHVVDSQFAPDPDFPTVALPNPEEPGAVDALLKLAADVDADIAVALDPDADRCAVGVPTPDGWRMLTGDETGWLLGDYILSQIEPGPVMGATVVANSVVSSRMLAAIAAGHGACHVETLTGFKWLARADQDLPACTLVYAYEEAIGHCVDPASVRDKDGISAAVLICDLVVALRHRGHTLLDALDELARRHGVHTTTTVSRQVANSGEAEAVMDRLRTAPPDVLAGFDVTLTDLRHASGPLCTDAVILSGEDGPTTIRVVMRPSGTEPKVKCYIEVRRGDIHDLGEARSRAEALAAQLRHEARRW, from the coding sequence ATGACAGCGCGAGAGTGGACCTCGACCGCCGCGCAGGAGTGGATCGCACACGATCCCGACCCGAGGACCGCAGCCGAACTTCGCGAATGCACCGACGCCGATCTCGACGAGCGGTTCGCACATCCCCTGACGTTCGGAACCGCCGGCTTGCGCGGGCCGTTGCGTGGCGGACCGAACGGGATGAATCTCGCGGTTGTGCTGCGCGCCACCTGGGCCCTCGCCAAGGTGCTGACCGACCGCGGCCTGCGGGGCCACGAAGTCGTGGTCGGCCGCGACGCCAGGCACGGCTCTGACGATTTCGCCCTCGCCGCCGCTGAAGTGCTTGCCGCTCATGGGTTTTCCCCGCAGTTGATGTTCACCGCGGTGCCCACTCCGATCGTCGCGTTCGCCGTCCGGCACGGCGGTGCGGTCGCGGGCATCCAGATCACGGCGTCACACAATCCGCCGACCGACAACGGCTACAAGGTCTACTTCGACGACGGATTCCCCATCGTGCCGCCGGTCGACCGGGAGATCGAGCAGGCTATGGCCGACGCCCCGCACGCCGACCAGATTCGCCGGCAGGCGGTCACCCCCTCGGGCGTCGACGTCGTTCAGCGCTATGTCGAACGCGCGGCCCAGGTGCGACATACCCACGGGTCGGTACGAGTAGCGCTCACGCCGTTGCACGGTGTCGGCGGGGAGTTCGTGCTCGACGCGATGGTTCGTGCCGGCTTCGATGACGTGCACGTCGTCGACAGTCAGTTCGCCCCCGATCCAGACTTCCCCACGGTGGCACTACCCAACCCCGAAGAACCGGGCGCCGTGGACGCTCTGTTGAAACTGGCCGCCGACGTCGATGCCGACATCGCGGTCGCGCTGGATCCCGATGCGGACCGATGCGCAGTCGGCGTACCCACACCCGACGGTTGGCGGATGCTCACCGGCGACGAAACTGGTTGGTTGCTAGGTGATTACATCCTTTCCCAGATCGAACCCGGCCCCGTCATGGGGGCCACTGTGGTGGCGAATTCGGTGGTTTCCTCGCGAATGCTGGCGGCCATCGCCGCCGGGCACGGCGCGTGTCATGTGGAGACGTTGACCGGGTTCAAATGGCTGGCGCGCGCCGACCAGGACCTACCGGCCTGCACGCTGGTCTACGCCTACGAAGAGGCGATCGGGCACTGCGTAGATCCCGCATCCGTACGCGACAAGGACGGCATCAGCGCTGCGGTGCTGATATGTGATCTGGTGGTCGCACTTCGGCATCGCGGTCACACGCTGCTCGATGCCCTCGATGAGTTGGCCCGCCGCCACGGTGTGCACACCACGACCACGGTGTCGCGGCAGGTCGCGAATTCCGGTGAGGCCGAAGCAGTGATGGACCGGCTGCGCACGGCGCCACCGGATGTACTCGCGGGGTTCGACGTGACGCTCACCGATCTGCGGCATGCGAGCGGGCCGCTGTGCACCGACGCGGTGATCCTCTCGGGTGAGGATGGACCGACCACGATCCGGGTGGTCATGCGGCCGTCGGGAACGGAGCCGAAAGTGAAGTGCTACATCGAAGTTCGGCGCGGCGACATCCATGATCTTGGTGAGGCGCGCTCACGCGCCGAAGCGTTGGCCGCGCAGCTGCGGCACGAGGCGCGGCGGTGGTGA
- a CDS encoding FAD-dependent oxidoreductase, with amino-acid sequence MSAEMELMTMFNSELVDIVCIGSGSACLAAAIAAADAGQSVFVAEPRRRTPQIGSLADSDEPWAAQLQKYWGANEFDAPTTAYLLELTGELGPARRTHANGQLPTAAVRSFEDAATDRWAPVPPFYGHALADWARDCLNSPFGLVFSRLSALAMSEMRLRDGTSILASVVADIPSARRSGLTLRQWLREVARERGVKVHGSSAIQRLLFNDGQPVGAMVDTPDGVRHVRARHGVLLGTGNSVSDDLLAMHPASVLRDGRVSLVSRAASRFARLELLTTAESMSLCAPQSQLA; translated from the coding sequence GTGAGTGCCGAGATGGAGCTCATGACCATGTTCAACAGCGAACTCGTCGACATCGTCTGTATCGGATCGGGCAGCGCCTGCCTGGCGGCCGCCATCGCCGCCGCTGACGCCGGACAGTCTGTTTTCGTGGCCGAACCGCGTCGACGGACACCGCAGATCGGGTCCCTCGCCGACTCCGACGAGCCCTGGGCCGCGCAGCTGCAGAAGTATTGGGGCGCGAATGAGTTTGATGCGCCCACAACCGCCTACCTCCTAGAGCTGACGGGCGAGCTCGGTCCGGCGCGCCGCACCCACGCCAACGGTCAGCTGCCGACCGCCGCCGTGCGATCTTTCGAAGACGCCGCCACCGACCGATGGGCGCCGGTGCCACCGTTCTATGGGCATGCGCTGGCTGACTGGGCGCGCGACTGCCTGAACTCGCCGTTCGGTCTGGTGTTCAGCAGGTTGTCGGCGTTGGCGATGTCCGAGATGCGACTGCGGGACGGCACGTCGATCCTGGCCAGCGTCGTCGCAGACATTCCTTCGGCTCGACGGTCCGGGCTGACCTTGCGCCAGTGGCTGCGGGAGGTGGCCAGGGAACGCGGAGTAAAGGTCCACGGGTCCAGCGCGATTCAGCGACTGCTCTTCAACGACGGCCAGCCCGTCGGGGCCATGGTCGACACACCCGACGGAGTCCGCCACGTGCGGGCCCGCCATGGCGTGCTGCTCGGCACCGGCAACTCGGTCTCCGATGATCTGCTCGCGATGCACCCGGCGTCGGTGCTGCGCGATGGCAGGGTGAGCCTGGTAAGCAGGGCCGCAAGTCGGTTCGCCCGATTGGAACTGCTGACCACCGCCGAGAGCATGAGTCTTTGCGCACCGCAGAGTCAGCTGGCATGA